GATTTCTTGTTTGATCGAGTGAATTGTATTTACTTGttcatttctattttgaatttctattgTAGGTACTTCGTCAATTAATTCTTGTTTTATATCGatacttgataaaaaattatcgtGGATATCAGTTTCTTCTTCAAGATTTTGGATATCCATTTCTCTGTTAATAACCTTTCCTGTATTATCGTGTTCTTgattatatcaattaaattagtaaaaaaatgtagtttaacGATAATAATACACGTATAACCTCAATACATATAGGTTAGTTAAAACCACAGAAGTATAGGAATTTTGTTACAACCTTGGAACCTTTTGGAACAAATGTTTAACACGAACATGATTACATTCACCAAAGTGCTGAATTTGAACGAATCTCAGGTTTGTTTGCGGTATGACTCCAAATCAGTTTAGTGTTTTCTTGATTGGTGTTATTATTccttatatttgtatttttattattaagacTACTTATataacttaaatattttattattcacttATAACATTGCCCAGTGATACGAACCTTATAGACTATCAAGAATTTTCGAAAGAGAAAAATTATGTTCTTTCTCTTTTTCCTGTGTAGTTTCCTGCACACTATGGGCATTGTTTTAAAACTATCCACTGTAATTACTTCTTTCGCCTCTATTCAAAGAACATTCTGCTCTCTTATGACAGATTTCGTCACATTGCGTCTAACAGGAAAATTTTCCCCACTACCACTTCCTGACTTGTTTCCTGTACTTGAACACGCATTACTTACACTATAACTATTATTACAGCTACCTCTGTATATTCCAGGCTTCTTTAAAAGTTCGTCGACATAAACGCggcattttgattttatttttgttcaactttttTCGAATATGCGTTCTATAAGCTTCTCATGTTGCTTTTGTCTTTACCGCCtccaaaatatttgatcaatTCTGTATTATTAAGGATCTGACATAACATCAGACTTTTCCCACTATTCCAAGTTGGATGTTTTCGTCTGGTCGAATTGAAGAGTAGTTTTTGTTACAGGTGTTGTTGttaatgataatattaaaaagacacattttaattttttattcaaacttttaagcaatattttcttaatgttaaatctaagcatttttttttgttccttgATGTATATATGACTAATCAAATATGTACACAAATTACAATTGTGagataaatttttgtaacaattatCGCACATCAATGGTTTTTCTCTTGTACATTTCCGCAAATgttttctcctgtatgactacACAAATGTGTCGTCAAATTGATTTTCCGTGAAAATGGTTTcgaacaaatatcacatttgaatggctttccCCCCGTATGACTTTGCAAATGTCTCTTCAAATTACTTCtatctgaaaaagtttttaaacaaatttcacatttgaatggcttttctcctgtatgtaTACGTGAATGCCTATTCAAATTACTTATCTGTGAAAAAGacttcaaacaaatgtcacatttaaatggcttttctcctgtatggaTACACAAATGTGCATTGAAATCAATGGACtgtaaaaaagttgtaaaacaaatatcacatttgaatggcttttctcttGTATGACTAGGCAAATGTCTCTTCAAATTACTTCTGtctgaaaaagttttaaaacaaatgtcacatttgaatggtttttctcctgtgtgaCTATGCAAATGCGTCTTCAAAAGAATTTTCTGTGAAAATggtttcaaacaaatatcacatttgaatggtttttctcctgtatgagTACGCAAATGTCTCTTCAACCCGCTCTTttctgaaaaagttttcaaacaaacatcACATTTGAAAGGCTTTTCTCCAGTATGGATACGCAAATGTGCCTTCAAATGACTTGtatctgaaaaagttttcaaacaaatgtcacatttgaatggcttttctgcTGTATGACTATGAAAATgtcttttcaaattaattttccatgtaaatgttttcaaacaaatatcacatttgaatggcttctCTCCTGTATGACTATGCAAATGTCTCTTCAAAATACTCTtatctgaaaaagtttttaagcaaatgtcacatttgaatggttttgtTCCTGTATGACTACATAAATGTGTCTTCAAATTAATTTTCCGTGAAAATggtttcaaacaaatatcacatttgaatggcttttctcctgtatggtTACGCAAATGTTTCTTTAAATCACTTGACTGtggaaaagttttaaaacaaatgtcacatttgaatggcttttctcccgTATGAGTATACGAATGTATTTTCAAACCATTCCTAcgtgaaaaagttttaaaacaaacttcgCATTTGAATGGCTTCTCTCCTGTATGACTGCGCAAATGTGACTTCAAATCACTTGACtgtgaaaaagttttagaacaaatatcacatttgaatgatttttctcCTGTATGATTATACAAATGTCTCTTCAAACCACTTCTCtgtgaaaaagttttagaacaaatgtcacatttgaaggGCTTTTCTCCAGGGTGACtatgcatttttatatttgaattactTTTATAAGAGAATAGGCTCCTACCAATATCATATTTGAATGGTTTAGTCCTTGTGTAAGTATGTAAATGCATATTTGATTTGGTTTGAATTGATTTCAAACGCTTATGTAAATTTGAGTTTAAATTATTGGTAACATCCAACTGGTTTAAGGTGTCCTGTAGCTCTACTTTCAATTTATGTTCAATCACTTCAATTTCAtctttgatattaatatttccCACAATACATGTATCACTTTTAGTTTTATGGTGCATTCTAATCTTGGAAAATTTGTTTCCTTTTATACAATGATTTATTGCCAAGTGGTATAACAATTCTTCttgttttgtatataaattccCACAATATACACATATCATTAACCCCATAGAATTTGGTTGCGAATGTTTCCCATCTCTTATCAGTCCTGTAACTGttaaagacaaatttttaaataattagttgaaagattcaaaatatttatagacaTATGCATTTTATTGGTAAAAATAGTAGCATGAAAATGTAAgttgaaattagaaataatagtGTACAGTAATAAGAAAGGGAATCtagatcattttaaaaaaaagcacATCAAAATATCCaagaataatagaaaagaagTGATGATGATAAGAGCCATTAGATgtagttttatagtttttccagGAGTACCTTTCTTTGACTGTCGCAACGCCTGTAGATTGTTCCATTAATTCTTCTTACATAGCTTATTTAATTTGTACAGGCCTTACCAAACCTTATGACATTGGAGCTCAGAGttctaatggctgcttggctATCCGAGATAATAATCTCTTTGTGATAATTCCAAGAGCCAATAATAgcaattattcattatttgtgtcagaaagctgtttaattgtttttaaatacttatTGAAATGATAGACAAAGATATCAGtaagaacaaaaaatgttatactTATTGCAGATTATTATAATCCCCATAAATAAATCTATAAGCCATCATTGGAATTAAGAACATgacatttgaaacaaataagaCATATTCTATAAAACACTGTTAAAGATTAAATTATGATTCtgcaataaacaaaaatgaaaccaATAGTAGTTACACCTTCCTCCtgattattgattaaaaaatattctcaagaCTTACATGTAACACGGGGGCAGTCATACATCAGTTCAACTCaccttttaatttaattccCTTTCTATGGGTAGCTTTCGAAAATCCCGGTTTGTTTAGTTTGAATTGAGTACTCGAAATGTTCCTTGTTGTTTTATTAAGTACATCCACATTGTTATCAAATATCTCAGTTGTATTCAAGTCATCGTTGATTTCTTGTTTGATCGTGTGAATTGTATTTACTTGttcatttctattttgaatttctattgTAGGTACTTCGTCAATTAATTCTTGTTTTATATCGatacttgataaaaaattatcgtGGATATCAGTTTCTTCTTCAAGATTTTGGATATCCATTTCTCTGTTAATAACCTTTCCTGTATTATCGTGTTCTTgattatatcaattaaattagtaaaaaaatgtattgataaccatttttttaacaataataaaacacgTATGACCTCAATACATGTACATATAGGTTAGTTAAAACCACAGAAAAAGTATAGAGGTTTTGTTACAACCATGGAAACTTTTGGAATAAATGGTTAATATGATTAAGTTCACCAAAGTTTGAATGTGAACGAATCTTAGTTTTGTTTGCGGTCTGCCTCCAAATCAATTTACTGTTCTATTCGTTAGtgttattattccttaaatctGTATCTTTATTATTAAGAGTACTTATATATAACTCAAAGATTTTATAGCATTTGTACATTCGTGGTTATCAAGCTGCCATCTCTCATTACATTGCTCAGTGGTACCAACATACataaaataagtattaaaaCTATAGAATTGGTCGGATATATACCTAAGACTAAACATAAAACTAactacagaaatatttttttaataaagctCACAATTCTTAAAATAAGGTTGTTGTTGTATGACTACACTAagcgatttttttaaatatttcagcATCCGGATTATCAAAGTCACAAATTAATTATCTGCACTATCTCCACCCTTTTCTCACtcaattatatttatagaaaatgagCAATCgcttgaatatatttatatagacaATGTCACTAACTGTTACTCTCTTTCCTTCCATTTCCGGGTCAGATTCTAAAGAATCTTCCGATTGTTTTAATGTAAACTTTATTTGTCAAATGTTCACCTTGCGTTAAATTGTGAATGACAGTTTCTACAGAAATAATTATTCCTTAATTCATCTCAGAAAAGATAGCAGTGACATTGTCATAATcatcattatttaaattatatccTTGGCTTCTTCATGAAAAAGTTGAAATCCCCACTACCACTTCCTGACTTGTTTCCTGTACTTGAACATGCATTACTTACactataactattattataGCCACCTCTGTATATTCCAGGCTTCTTTAAAAGTTCGTCGACATTAACGCggcattttgattttatttttgttaaacttTTCTCGAATATGTGTTCTATAAGCTTTTGTTTTTACCGCCTCCAGAATATTTGATCAATACTGTATTATTAAGGATCTGACTTTAGTATCAGACATTTCCAAGTTCGATGTTTTTTTCTGATCGAATAGGGGAGTAATTAgaactttataaaaaataatttcactctATTGattattaagattattttacaatttagtTTCCCGtcctaacctcaattttttatataccaaaTTTTCCTGCAATTTCCACagattttccttatttatacTAGTTaggttataaattttataattcaatttttgttacaGGTCAAGGTGTTAATTGTTAATGATAATATTAAGAGgacacatttcaattttttgttcaatcttttaatcaacaaatattttcttaatgttAAATCTAAGCATTTTTTTGTTCCTTAACGACccaaatgacaaaaaaattactttagaatctgttgaaaaaattgtgacCTGACGGTAGCACCTACTAACGTGAGTATGAATAAACGAAAGTAGTTGAgagttgaaataatttaaaaaatgcccttaataatgataaaacatTCATATCAtaataatgatatcaaaaaattaattattttgcctttttttattctatatagttttttaatttcagtcATTGTAAGAGAAGATATACAGGTATAttaaatggcttttctcctgtgtgaatacatatatttacttttaaaaagaGCTTTAATTAGAAAAGTGTTTCaaacaaacataatttattgtatatatcACTAATCAAATTTGAACACAAATTACAATTGTGagataaatttttgtaacaattatCACACATCAATGGTTTTTCTCTTGTACATTTTCCCAAATGTTTTCTTCTGTACTACACAAGTGTGTCGTCAAATTAATTTTCCgtgaaaatttcacatttgaaaggcttttctcctgtatgaatACGTAAATGTCTCTTCAAACCACTTCtctgtgaaaaagttttcgaacaaacatcacatttgaatggcttttctcctatATGACTACACAAGTGTGTCGTCAAATTAATTTTCAGTGAAAATggtttcaaacaaatatcacatttgaatggcttttctcctgtatggatacgcaaatgttttttcaaatcacTTGACTGtcgaaaagttttaaaacaaatgtcacatttgaatggcttttctcctgtatgtaTACGCAAATGTTTCTTTAAATCACTTGACTGTGGGAAAGTTTTAgaacaaatattacatttgaatggcttttcacCCGTATGAGTATACGAATGTATTTTAAAACCATTCCTacatgaaaaagttttaaaacaaacttcgcatttgaatggcttttctcctgtatggaTACGcgaatgtttttttaaatcactTGACTGtggaaaagttttaaaacaaatgtcacatttgaatggcttttctcccgTATGAGTATACGAATGTATTTTCAAACCATTCCTAcgtaaaaaagttttaaaacaaacttcgCATTTGAATGGTTTCTCTCCTGTATGACTGCGCAAATGTGCCTTCAAATCACTTAACtgtgaaaaagttttagaacaaatttcacatttgaatgatttttcttcTGTATGATTATACAAATGTCTCTTCAAATTACTTCTAtctgaaaaagttttgaaacaaacgtcacatttgaatggtttttctcctgtgtgaCTATGAAAATGCGTCTTTAAAAGAATTTTCTGTGAAAATGGTTTCGAACAAATATAGCATTTGAATGGCCTTTCTCCTGTATGACTTCGCAAATGTCTCTTTATattacttttatctgaaaaagtttttaaacaaatttcacatttgaaaggcttttctcctgtatggaTACGCAAATGCCTATTCAACTTACTTTTCTGTGAAAacgttttcaaacaaatgttacatttgaatggcttttctgcTGTATGactatgaaaatgtttttttaaattaattttccttgtaaatgattttaaacaaatatcacatttgaatgatttttttcctgtaTGATTATACAAATGTCTCTTCAAACCACATCTCtgtgaaaaagttttagaacaaatgtcacatttgaaggGCTTTTCTCCTGGGTGACtatgcatttttatatttgaattactTTTATAAGAGAATAGGCTCCTAccaatatcacatttgaatggtttagTCCTTGTGTAAGTATGTAAATGCATGTTTGAATTGGTTTGAATTGATTTCAAATGCTTATGTAAACTTGAGTTTAGATTATCAGTAAGATCAAACTGATTTATGGTGTCCTGCAGCTCCACTTTCAATTCATGTTCAATTACTTcaatttcatcttttatatcaatattttccataatacaTGTATCACTTTTACGGTGCATTCTAATCTTGGAAAATTTGTTTCCTTTTATACAATGATTTATTGCCAAGTGGTATAACAATTCTTCTTGTTCTGTATATAAATTCCCACAATATACACATATCATTAACCCCATAGAATTTGGTTGCGAATGTTTTCCATCTCTTATCAGTCTTGTAACTGTTAAaggaaaatgtttaaataattagttgaaacattcaaaatatttatagacaTATGCATTTTATTGGTAAAAATAGTAGCAAGAAAATGTAAGttgaaattagaaattaatacaATACTGTCTAGTAATAAGAAAGGGaacctaaataatttgaaaaaagcaCATCAAAATATCCaagaataatagaaaagaagTGTGCATGTAGATCAGTCAGAACTATACATCATGATGATAAGGGCCATTAAATgtagttttatagtttttccagGAGTACCTTTCTTTGACTGTCTCAACCCCTGTAGATTGTTCCATTAATTCTTCTCACATAGCTTATTTAATATGTACAGGCCTTACCAAACCTTATGACATTGGAGCTCAGAGTTCTAATGACTGCTTGGCTATCCGAGATGATAATCTATTTGTCATAATTCCAGTCGCCAATAATAgcaattattcattatttgtgtcagaaagttgttaaatttttttacatacttATTAAAATGATAGACCAAGATATCATTAACAACATAAAATGTTATACTTATTGCAGATTATTATAATTCccatatataaatttaaaagcCATCATTGGAATTAAGaacatgaaatttgaaataaataagacaTATTTTATACCTTAACATGTATAACACTGTTAAAGATTCAATTTTGATTGTAATCTCTTCAGATGTtagtttttaattgataatgACATAATTTAGCATtctgcaataaaaaaatgaaaccatATGTAGTTACATCTTCCTCCCCATTCttgcttaaaaaatatt
The sequence above is drawn from the Diorhabda carinulata isolate Delta chromosome 6, icDioCari1.1, whole genome shotgun sequence genome and encodes:
- the LOC130895451 gene encoding zinc finger protein ZFP2-like; translated protein: MDIQNLEEETDIHDNFLSSIDIKQELIDEVPTIEIQNRNEQVNTIHTIKQEINDDLNTTEIFDNNVDVLNKTTRNISSTQFKLNKPGFSKATHRKGIKLKVTGLIRDGKHSQPNSMGLMICVYCGNLYTKQEELLYHLAINHCIKGNKFSKIRMHHKTKSDTCIVGNINIKDEIEVIEHKLKVELQDTLNQLDVTNNLNSNLHKRLKSIQTKSNMHLHTYTRTKPFKYDIGRSLFSYKSNSNIKMHSHPGEKPFKCDICSKTFSQRSGLKRHLYNHTGEKSFKCDICSKTFSQSSDLKSHLRSHTGEKPFKCEVCFKTFSRRNGLKIHSYTHTGEKPFKCDICFKTFPQSSDLKKHLRNHTGEKPFKCDICLKPFSRKINLKTHLCSHTGTKPFKCDICLKTFSDKSILKRHLHSHTGEKPFKCDICLKTFTWKINLKRHFHSHTAEKPFKCDICLKTFSDTSHLKAHLRIHTGEKPFKCDVCLKTFSEKSGLKRHLRTHTGEKPFKCDICLKPFSQKILLKTHLHSHTGEKPFKCDICFKTFSDRSNLKRHLPSHTREKPFKCDICFTTFLQSIDFNAHLCIHTGEKPFKCDICLKSFSQISNLNRHSRIHTGEKPFKCEICLKTFSDRSNLKRHLQSHTGGKPFKCDICSKPFSRKINLTTHLCSHTGENICGNVQEKNH
- the LOC130895456 gene encoding gastrula zinc finger protein XlCGF57.1-like isoform X2; this translates as MDIQNLEEEIDIHDNSLTSIDIKQKLIDEISTIEIQNTNEQINEIHSIKQEINDDLNTNQIFVGVLNKPKRNISNTQFIVNGAGYSKAAHRRGIKLKVTRLIRDGKHSQPNSMGLMICVYCGNLYTEQEELLYHLAINHCIKGNKFSKIRMHRKSDTCIMENIDIKDEIEVIEHELKVELQDTINQFDLTDNLNSSLHKHLKSIQTNSNMHLHTYTRTKPFKCDIGRSLFSYKSNSNIKMHSHPGEKPFKCDICSKTFSQRCGLKRHLYNHTGKKSFKCDICLKSFTRKINLKKHFHSHTAEKPFKCNICLKTFSQKNKSNIKRHLRSHTGERPFKCYICSKPFSQKILLKTHFHSHTGEKPFKCDVCFKTFSDRSNLKRHLYNHTEEKSFKCEICSKTFSQLSDLKAHLRSHTGEKPFKCEVCFKTFLRRNGLKIHSYTHTGEKPFKCDICFKTFPQSSDLKKHSRIHTGEKPFKCEVCFKTFSCRNGFKIHSYTHTGEKPFKCNICSKTFPQSSDLKKHLRIHTGEKPFKCDICFKTFRQSSDLKKHLRIHTGEKPFKCDICLKPFSLKINLTTHLCSHIGEKPFKCDVCSKTFSQRSGLKRHLRIHTGEKPFKCEIFTEN
- the LOC130895456 gene encoding zinc finger protein 883-like isoform X1, with amino-acid sequence MDIQNLEEEIDIHDNSLTSIDIKQKLIDEISTIEIQNTNEQINEIHSIKQEINDDLNTNQIFVGVLNKPKRNISNTQFIVNGAGYSKAAHRRGIKLKVTRLIRDGKHSQPNSMGLMICVYCGNLYTEQEELLYHLAINHCIKGNKFSKIRMHRKSDTCIMENIDIKDEIEVIEHELKVELQDTINQFDLTDNLNSSLHKHLKSIQTNSNMHLHTYTRTKPFKCDIGRSLFSYKSNSNIKMHSHPGEKPFKCDICSKTFSQRCGLKRHLYNHTGKKSFKCDICLKSFTRKINLKKHFHSHTAEKPFKCNICLKTFSQKSKLNRHLRIHTGEKPFKCEICLKTFSDKSNIKRHLRSHTGERPFKCYICSKPFSQKILLKTHFHSHTGEKPFKCDVCFKTFSDRSNLKRHLYNHTEEKSFKCEICSKTFSQLSDLKAHLRSHTGEKPFKCEVCFKTFLRRNGLKIHSYTHTGEKPFKCDICFKTFPQSSDLKKHSRIHTGEKPFKCEVCFKTFSCRNGFKIHSYTHTGEKPFKCNICSKTFPQSSDLKKHLRIHTGEKPFKCDICFKTFRQSSDLKKHLRIHTGEKPFKCDICLKPFSLKINLTTHLCSHIGEKPFKCDVCSKTFSQRSGLKRHLRIHTGEKPFKCEIFTEN